Proteins encoded by one window of Massilia sp. NR 4-1:
- a CDS encoding bifunctional ADP-dependent NAD(P)H-hydrate dehydratase/NAD(P)H-hydrate epimerase, with translation MNPLYSVAEIRQIEAAGAARLPAGALMQRAGQAAANAALDLLPFSTSRARVLVLAGPGNNGGDALEAAAHLSHAGAQVAIRYFDSSRPPSPERAHALERARSSPARFVELQPEDIAAAEWNLVLDGLFGIGLQRALDGAARELVLAVNALGCPVLALDVPSGLDADSGCIVGDAGGVAIRASHTVTFLGDKAGLHTCAGRDHAGLVSVNRLEVDEAAFPPAGMHLNDVAFFGRNARARSHNSHKGSFGNVAVIGGARGMGGAPVLAGRAALMSGAGRVYLGFAADAPAYDSAHPELMCRNAADISFDDTVLVVGPGLGTAPAAGTLLLRAIDSAQALLADADALNLLATSPELKEQVARRAAPTVLTPHPLEAARLLGISAAEVQRDRIGNARALAAQLQAYIVLKGSGSVIAAPDGRIVINTTGNPALATAGTGDVLAGLCGSLLAQGWPAWEATLAAVWLHGMAADVLVADGCGPIGITASELLPAIRVAHNRMAHHHGR, from the coding sequence ATGAATCCCCTCTACTCCGTCGCCGAAATCCGCCAGATCGAAGCGGCAGGCGCCGCCCGTCTTCCCGCCGGCGCACTGATGCAGCGCGCCGGACAGGCCGCGGCCAACGCCGCGCTCGACCTGCTGCCCTTCTCCACCAGCCGCGCCAGGGTGCTGGTGCTGGCCGGCCCCGGCAACAATGGCGGCGATGCGCTGGAAGCGGCCGCCCACCTGTCCCACGCCGGCGCGCAAGTGGCGATCCGCTATTTCGACAGCTCCCGTCCGCCCTCCCCCGAACGCGCGCATGCGCTGGAGCGGGCGCGCAGCAGCCCGGCGCGTTTTGTCGAATTGCAGCCGGAGGATATTGCCGCCGCCGAATGGAATCTGGTGCTCGATGGCCTGTTCGGCATCGGCTTGCAGCGCGCCCTGGACGGCGCCGCACGCGAACTGGTGCTGGCCGTGAATGCGCTGGGCTGCCCGGTGCTGGCGCTCGACGTGCCGAGTGGCCTGGATGCCGACAGCGGCTGCATCGTCGGCGATGCCGGCGGCGTCGCCATCCGCGCCAGCCACACCGTCACCTTCCTCGGCGACAAGGCGGGACTGCACACTTGCGCGGGCCGCGACCATGCGGGCCTGGTCAGCGTCAACCGGCTGGAAGTGGACGAAGCCGCCTTCCCGCCGGCCGGCATGCACCTGAACGACGTCGCCTTCTTCGGCCGTAACGCGCGAGCACGCAGCCACAATTCGCACAAAGGCAGCTTTGGCAATGTCGCCGTGATCGGCGGCGCGCGCGGCATGGGCGGCGCGCCCGTGCTGGCGGGCCGCGCCGCATTGATGAGCGGCGCGGGACGCGTCTATCTCGGCTTCGCCGCCGACGCCCCGGCCTACGACAGCGCCCACCCGGAACTCATGTGCCGCAACGCCGCCGACATCAGCTTCGACGACACGGTACTGGTGGTCGGCCCCGGCCTCGGCACGGCGCCCGCCGCGGGCACCCTGCTGCTGCGCGCCATCGACAGCGCGCAAGCCCTGCTGGCCGACGCCGACGCCCTCAACCTGCTGGCCACATCGCCCGAACTCAAGGAGCAAGTGGCCCGGCGCGCCGCGCCCACCGTGCTCACCCCGCACCCGCTGGAAGCGGCGCGCCTGCTCGGCATCAGCGCCGCCGAAGTCCAGCGCGACCGCATCGGCAACGCCCGCGCCCTGGCCGCACAGCTGCAAGCCTATATCGTCTTGAAAGGTTCCGGCAGCGTGATCGCCGCGCCGGACGGGCGCATCGTCATCAACACCACCGGCAATCCCGCCCTGGCCACCGCCGGCACCGGAGATGTCCTGGCCGGCCTATGCGGCAGCCTTCTGGCCCAAGGCTGGCCAGCCTGGGAAGCGACGCTGGCCGCCGTCTGGCTGCATGGCATGGCCGCCGACGTCCTGGTCGCCGACGGCTGCGGCCCGATCGGCATCACGGCCAGCGAACTGCTGCCCGCCATCCGTGTCGCCCACAACCGCATGGCGCACCACCACGGCCGCTAA
- a CDS encoding HU family DNA-binding protein has translation MNKTELIDHIATSADISKAAAARALDAVIDGVTTTLAKNDSVTLVGFGTFSVSERAARTGRNPRTKEEIKIEAAKVPKFKAGKALKDAVQ, from the coding sequence GTGAACAAGACTGAATTGATCGACCATATCGCTACTTCCGCTGACATCTCGAAAGCGGCAGCTGCTCGCGCGCTGGACGCGGTGATCGATGGTGTTACTACTACTCTGGCCAAGAACGACAGCGTCACCCTGGTCGGCTTTGGCACCTTCTCGGTGAGCGAACGCGCTGCCCGTACCGGCCGCAATCCGCGCACGAAAGAAGAGATCAAAATTGAAGCAGCAAAAGTTCCTAAATTTAAAGCTGGTAAAGCTTTGAAAGACGCTGTACAATAA
- the mnmH gene encoding tRNA 2-selenouridine(34) synthase MnmH: MKYPELLSFEEILPRLGEFDTIIDARSPAEYAQDHLPDAINCPVLDDAQRIRIGTMYKQIGAFEAKKLGAALVAKNIAHHLETLWLDKPREWRPLVYCWRGGNRSGSMAHILAKIGWPVVQLDGGYKAFRAHVNSALEQAPALDLRVVCGPTGSGKTRLLDTLESVGAQVLDLEQLAAHRGSVLGKLPCQAQPTQKAFETGIWDRLRRFDPARPVFVEAESKKVGDLRVPGPLMEKMRASPCVAIQLPRPERVRLLIEDYQHFACNAPALNQQLEYLASLHGKEKIARWQEMASAGDIAPLVEELLAEHYDPAYQRSIQRNFSAYPKAQVLHLDGITPAHFLFAARQLHGN, encoded by the coding sequence ATGAAGTATCCCGAACTCCTGAGCTTCGAAGAGATTCTGCCGCGCCTGGGCGAGTTCGACACCATCATCGACGCGCGCAGCCCGGCCGAATACGCGCAGGACCACCTGCCGGACGCCATCAACTGCCCGGTGCTGGACGACGCGCAGCGCATCCGCATCGGCACCATGTACAAGCAGATCGGCGCCTTCGAAGCCAAGAAGCTGGGCGCCGCCCTGGTGGCCAAGAACATCGCCCACCACCTGGAGACGCTCTGGCTGGACAAGCCGCGCGAATGGCGGCCGCTGGTCTACTGCTGGCGCGGTGGCAACCGCAGCGGCTCCATGGCCCACATCCTGGCCAAGATCGGCTGGCCGGTGGTGCAGCTGGACGGCGGCTACAAAGCCTTCCGCGCCCACGTCAACAGCGCGCTGGAACAGGCGCCGGCGCTGGACTTGCGCGTCGTCTGCGGCCCCACCGGCAGCGGCAAGACCCGCCTGCTCGACACCCTGGAATCGGTCGGCGCCCAGGTGCTCGACCTGGAGCAGCTGGCTGCCCACCGCGGCTCGGTGCTGGGCAAGCTGCCCTGCCAGGCGCAGCCCACGCAGAAAGCCTTTGAAACCGGCATCTGGGACCGCCTGCGCCGCTTCGATCCGGCGCGCCCCGTCTTCGTGGAAGCCGAAAGCAAGAAGGTCGGCGACCTGCGCGTCCCCGGCCCGCTGATGGAAAAGATGCGCGCCTCGCCCTGCGTCGCCATCCAGCTGCCGCGCCCCGAGCGCGTGCGCTTGCTGATCGAGGACTACCAGCATTTCGCCTGCAACGCCCCGGCCCTGAACCAGCAGCTCGAATACCTGGCCAGCCTGCACGGCAAGGAAAAGATCGCGCGCTGGCAGGAAATGGCCAGTGCCGGCGACATCGCCCCGCTGGTGGAGGAGCTGCTGGCCGAGCACTACGACCCCGCCTACCAGCGCTCCATCCAGCGCAACTTCAGCGCCTACCCCAAGGCCCAGGTCCTGCACCTGGACGGCATCACGCCCGCCCACTTCCTGTTCGCCGCCCGCCAGCTGCACGGCAACTGA
- a CDS encoding ABC transporter ATP-binding protein, with protein MPEFPIASSSFIPDSPAIPAAEVRAATAAIAVSGLCKRVADASGELTILHSVDFTVQKAETLAIVGASGSGKSTLLGLLAGLDTPSEGTVLLDGSDIFALDEDGRAALRKAKLGFVFQSFQLLPHLTAVENVMLPLELSGESNARRRAEEMLGRVGLSSRLKHYPKYLSGGEQQRVALARAFVSQPPLLLADEPTGSLDAATGEAVIQLMFELNREHGSTLVLVTHDPSIAARCKRTITIAAGRLV; from the coding sequence ATGCCTGAATTCCCAATAGCGTCCAGCAGTTTTATTCCAGATTCGCCGGCCATCCCGGCCGCCGAAGTACGCGCCGCGACGGCGGCCATCGCAGTTTCCGGCCTATGCAAGCGGGTGGCTGACGCCAGCGGCGAGCTGACCATCCTGCATAGCGTGGATTTTACCGTGCAAAAGGCGGAAACGCTCGCCATCGTCGGCGCTTCGGGTTCCGGCAAATCGACCCTGCTGGGGCTTCTGGCCGGCCTGGATACGCCCAGCGAGGGCACGGTGCTGCTGGACGGCAGCGACATCTTCGCGCTCGATGAAGACGGCCGCGCCGCGCTGCGCAAGGCCAAGCTGGGTTTTGTCTTTCAATCGTTCCAGCTGCTGCCGCACCTGACGGCGGTGGAAAACGTGATGCTGCCGCTGGAGCTGTCCGGCGAAAGCAATGCCAGGCGCCGCGCCGAAGAGATGCTGGGGCGGGTCGGACTGTCCTCGCGCCTGAAGCACTATCCCAAATACCTGTCCGGCGGCGAGCAGCAGCGCGTGGCGCTGGCGCGCGCCTTCGTCAGCCAGCCGCCGCTGCTGCTGGCCGACGAACCGACTGGCAGCCTGGATGCCGCCACGGGCGAAGCCGTCATCCAGCTCATGTTTGAGCTCAACCGCGAACACGGCTCAACGCTGGTGCTGGTCACGCACGATCCTTCCATCGCCGCCCGCTGCAAGCGCACCATCACCATCGCCGCCGGCCGTCTTGTCTGA
- a CDS encoding hydantoinase B/oxoprolinase family protein, whose protein sequence is MDWQFWIDRGGTFTDIVARLPDGSLRTHKLLSEDPEHYSDAALAGIRHLLAVEAGQPIPVECIGAVKMGTTVATNALLERKGEPAALAITRGFGDALRIAYQNRPRLFDRHIVLPELLYRQVVEIDERIGAHGEVVRALDQEGARAGLQAAYDAGLRALAIVFMHGYRYGAHEQAVARIAREIGFTQISVSHQISPLMKLVARGDTTVVDAYLSPILRRYVDQVARELPGVNLQFMQSNGGLTDARAFQGKDSILSGPAGGIVGMVRASRAAGFKCIIGFDMGGTSTDVSHFSGEFERVFETQVAGVRMRAPMMSIHTVAAGGGSILHFDGSRLRVGPDSAGANPGPASYRRGGPLTVTDCNVMLGKLQPDYFPHLFGADGAQALDADIVRERLAAMAREIAATGGIAATPEQIAEGFIEIAVGNMANAIKQISVQRGHDVTEYTLTSFGGAGGQHACLVADALGMKTVFIHSLAGVLSAYGMGLADQSVMREMAVEARLEASALDGIAQRLQVLEEDASAALRRQGVAEAHVALARRIHLRYEGTDTALTVAFDTPQRMQEQFESAYKQRFSFLMPGRALMVEAVSVEAIGKSDAPAETPQAAVPRRTPLQPHAFVPMYAGGRWRETALLRRGDLRVGDVVAGPAIIAEANATTVLEPGWQAEVTAQNHLLLNRVEALPERRAIGTTADPVMLEIFNNLFMSIAEQMGLRLQNTAYSVNIKERLDFSCAIFDEQGSLIANAPHMPVHLGSMGESIKAVMRKNAGRMRPGDVYMLNDPYNGGTHLPDVTVISPVFDEAGRDILFYVGSRGHHADIGGTTPGSMPPDSRHIQEEGVLFDNFKLVDGGRLRDAEARALLGGGPYPARNPDQNMADLRAQVAANQKGVDELRRMVAHFGLDVVRAYMGHVQDNAEEAVRRVISALHDGAYTVELDNGARIAVAIRVDQAGRSAVIDFSGTSDQQDNNFNAPSAVCMAAVLYVFRTLVDDEIPLNAGCLKPLQVLIPPGSMLNPHYPASVVSGNVETSTCITNALYGALGVMGAAQGTMNNFTFGNARYQYYETVSGGSGAGDGFDGTDVVQTNMTNSRLTDPEILEFRYPVRVESYAIRPGSGGKGRWHGGNGGIRKIRFLEEMTAAILSNNRRYAPFGMAGGGAGAVGRNTVQRADGRIEELGHIGKTQMQPGDLFIIETPGGGGYG, encoded by the coding sequence ATGGACTGGCAATTCTGGATCGACCGCGGCGGCACTTTCACCGACATCGTGGCGCGCCTGCCCGATGGCAGCCTGCGCACGCACAAGCTGCTGTCGGAAGATCCGGAACATTATTCTGACGCGGCGCTGGCGGGCATCCGCCATCTGCTGGCGGTGGAAGCGGGGCAGCCTATTCCCGTCGAATGTATCGGTGCCGTGAAGATGGGCACGACGGTGGCGACCAATGCGCTGCTGGAGCGCAAAGGCGAGCCGGCGGCGCTGGCGATCACGCGCGGCTTCGGCGACGCGCTGCGCATCGCTTATCAAAACCGCCCGCGCCTGTTCGACCGCCATATCGTGCTGCCCGAGCTGCTGTACCGCCAGGTGGTCGAGATCGACGAGCGCATCGGCGCCCATGGCGAAGTAGTGCGGGCGCTGGACCAGGAAGGCGCGCGCGCCGGCCTGCAGGCGGCTTACGATGCCGGGTTGCGGGCGCTGGCGATCGTCTTCATGCACGGCTACCGCTACGGCGCGCATGAACAGGCGGTGGCGCGCATCGCGCGCGAAATCGGCTTCACGCAGATATCGGTTTCGCACCAGATCAGCCCCTTGATGAAACTGGTGGCGCGCGGCGACACCACGGTGGTCGATGCCTATCTCTCGCCCATTCTGCGGCGCTACGTGGATCAGGTGGCGCGCGAGCTGCCGGGTGTGAACCTGCAGTTCATGCAGTCGAACGGCGGCCTGACCGATGCGCGCGCCTTCCAGGGCAAGGACAGCATCCTGAGCGGCCCGGCCGGCGGCATTGTCGGCATGGTGCGCGCCAGCCGCGCGGCGGGCTTCAAGTGCATCATCGGTTTCGATATGGGCGGCACGTCGACCGATGTTTCGCACTTTTCCGGCGAGTTTGAGCGCGTATTCGAAACGCAGGTGGCCGGCGTGCGTATGCGCGCGCCGATGATGAGCATTCATACCGTGGCGGCGGGTGGCGGCTCCATCCTGCATTTTGACGGCAGTCGTTTGCGCGTCGGTCCCGATAGCGCGGGCGCCAATCCCGGCCCTGCCAGCTACCGGCGCGGCGGGCCGCTGACCGTCACCGACTGCAATGTCATGCTGGGCAAGCTGCAGCCGGACTATTTCCCCCACCTGTTTGGCGCCGATGGCGCGCAGGCGCTTGATGCGGACATTGTGCGCGAGCGCTTGGCCGCCATGGCGCGGGAGATCGCTGCCACTGGCGGTATCGCTGCGACGCCGGAGCAGATCGCCGAGGGCTTTATCGAGATCGCTGTCGGCAATATGGCGAATGCCATCAAGCAGATTTCCGTGCAGCGCGGCCATGACGTCACCGAGTACACCTTGACCAGCTTCGGCGGTGCCGGTGGCCAGCACGCTTGTCTGGTGGCCGATGCGCTGGGAATGAAGACGGTCTTCATCCACTCGCTGGCGGGCGTGTTGTCGGCGTATGGCATGGGCCTGGCCGACCAGAGCGTGATGCGTGAAATGGCGGTTGAAGCGCGGCTGGAGGCGTCCGCGCTGGACGGCATCGCTCAGCGCCTGCAAGTGCTGGAAGAAGATGCCAGCGCTGCGCTACGCCGCCAGGGCGTGGCGGAAGCGCATGTCGCGCTGGCGCGCCGCATTCATCTGCGTTATGAAGGCACGGATACCGCGCTGACCGTCGCCTTCGATACGCCGCAGCGCATGCAGGAGCAGTTTGAATCGGCCTACAAACAGCGCTTCTCCTTCCTGATGCCGGGCAGGGCGCTGATGGTCGAAGCGGTGTCGGTGGAGGCCATCGGCAAGTCCGATGCGCCAGCCGAGACGCCGCAAGCGGCGGTGCCGCGCCGGACGCCTTTGCAGCCGCATGCCTTCGTTCCCATGTATGCCGGCGGGCGCTGGCGCGAGACGGCGCTGCTCCGGCGCGGCGATCTGCGTGTGGGTGACGTGGTGGCTGGTCCCGCCATCATCGCCGAGGCGAATGCGACGACGGTGCTGGAGCCGGGCTGGCAAGCCGAAGTCACAGCGCAGAACCATCTGCTGCTGAACCGCGTCGAAGCGCTGCCTGAGCGGCGCGCCATCGGCACCACGGCCGATCCGGTGATGCTGGAGATTTTCAACAATCTCTTCATGTCGATCGCCGAGCAAATGGGCCTGCGCCTGCAAAACACCGCCTACTCGGTGAATATCAAGGAGCGCCTGGACTTCAGCTGCGCCATCTTCGACGAGCAGGGCAGTCTGATCGCCAACGCGCCGCATATGCCGGTGCATCTGGGATCGATGGGCGAGAGCATCAAGGCCGTGATGCGGAAGAACGCGGGCCGCATGCGGCCGGGCGATGTCTATATGCTCAACGACCCGTACAACGGCGGCACCCATCTGCCCGACGTCACCGTGATCTCGCCGGTCTTCGATGAGGCGGGGCGGGACATCCTGTTCTATGTCGGTTCGCGCGGCCACCATGCCGATATCGGCGGCACCACGCCGGGATCGATGCCGCCCGATTCGCGCCATATCCAGGAAGAGGGCGTCCTGTTCGACAACTTCAAGCTGGTGGATGGCGGACGGCTGCGCGACGCGGAAGCGCGCGCCTTGCTGGGAGGCGGACCTTATCCGGCCCGCAATCCCGATCAGAATATGGCCGACCTGCGGGCGCAGGTGGCCGCCAACCAGAAAGGCGTGGACGAGCTGCGACGCATGGTGGCCCACTTCGGCCTGGACGTGGTGCGGGCCTATATGGGTCATGTGCAGGATAATGCGGAGGAGGCGGTGCGCCGCGTCATCAGCGCGCTGCACGATGGCGCTTACACGGTGGAACTGGACAATGGCGCGCGCATTGCCGTCGCCATCCGGGTCGACCAGGCCGGCCGCAGCGCCGTCATCGACTTCAGCGGCACTTCGGACCAGCAGGACAACAACTTCAACGCGCCATCCGCCGTGTGCATGGCGGCCGTGCTGTATGTCTTCCGTACCCTGGTCGATGACGAGATTCCGCTCAATGCCGGCTGCCTGAAACCGCTGCAGGTGCTGATCCCGCCCGGTTCCATGCTCAATCCCCATTACCCGGCCTCGGTCGTGTCGGGCAATGTGGAAACCTCGACCTGCATCACCAATGCGCTATATGGCGCGCTGGGCGTGATGGGGGCGGCCCAGGGGACGATGAACAACTTCACCTTTGGCAATGCGCGCTACCAGTATTACGAAACCGTCAGTGGCGGTTCCGGCGCGGGAGACGGCTTTGACGGCACCGACGTGGTGCAGACCAATATGACCAATTCACGGCTGACCGATCCGGAAATCCTCGAATTCCGTTATCCCGTGCGGGTTGAAAGCTACGCCATCCGTCCCGGCTCCGGCGGCAAGGGACGCTGGCATGGCGGCAATGGCGGCATCCGCAAGATCCGCTTCCTGGAAGAGATGACCGCCGCCATCCTTTCCAACAACCGCCGTTACGCCCCCTTCGGCATGGCCGGCGGCGGCGCCGGCGCGGTCGGCCGCAACACCGTCCAGCGCGCCGACGGCCGCATCGAAGAACTGGGCCATATCGGCAAAACCCAGATGCAGCCTGGCGACCTGTTCATCATCGAAACCCCCGGCGGCGGCGGCTACGGCTGA
- a CDS encoding arylesterase yields the protein MILFEKLRRCLLLSLASLLLGGAAHAYSAPKTVLVLGDSLSAEYGLARGTGWVALLEQRLKSQKLEVTLVNASVSGETTSGGRTRLPALLKKHKPDVVVIELGANDGLRGLPVAAAEANLRAMVGEARQAGAKVLIVGNRVPPNYGRDYAEKFFAMFGTISKDTKSGLAPFMLDGVADKIELFQPDRLHPLASAHPIILGNIWPHLLPILRTK from the coding sequence ATGATCCTGTTTGAAAAGTTACGTCGTTGTCTGCTGCTGTCGCTGGCCTCCCTGCTGCTGGGCGGCGCGGCGCACGCCTATTCTGCACCAAAAACGGTTCTAGTGCTCGGTGATAGTCTCTCGGCCGAATACGGCCTGGCGCGCGGCACGGGCTGGGTGGCCCTGCTGGAACAGCGCCTCAAGTCGCAGAAGCTGGAGGTCACCCTGGTCAACGCCAGCGTCAGCGGCGAGACCACCAGCGGCGGCCGCACGCGCCTCCCCGCCCTGCTGAAAAAGCACAAGCCCGACGTGGTGGTGATCGAACTGGGCGCCAACGATGGCCTGCGCGGCCTGCCGGTGGCGGCGGCCGAAGCCAATCTGCGCGCCATGGTGGGCGAGGCGCGCCAGGCCGGCGCCAAGGTGCTCATCGTCGGCAACCGCGTGCCGCCCAACTACGGCCGCGATTACGCCGAAAAATTCTTCGCCATGTTCGGCACCATCAGCAAGGACACCAAGTCCGGCCTCGCGCCCTTCATGCTCGATGGCGTGGCCGACAAGATCGAACTGTTCCAGCCCGACCGCCTGCACCCGCTGGCCAGCGCCCACCCCATCATCCTCGGCAATATCTGGCCGCACCTGCTGCCCATCCTAAGGACCAAATGA
- a CDS encoding SurA N-terminal domain-containing protein has translation MQILLAILIIPSFALVGISGYQSFGDDANTVAKIDGQALTQQEWDAAQRNQLENFRQRMGPQFDQKLFDTPEFKNNVLENLIAERAISAEVKRAHLSVSDATLQKTILDTPGLTGDDGKFDYDRYRKLLTAQGLSEQGYEADQRRRMAMGQLAESVEATGFAPRTVSKLLSDFSAQEREVQELVLPAAQYLSQVKVTDEMVKAFYDKNSKFFEVPEQAKIEYVVFNAAAVAASVTATDDEVANFYKQNEKRFTTPETRRASHILVALKPGAGAADKNAAKAKAEAILADVRKNPADFAKIAKAKSEDPVSAEVGGDLNVIEKGSLVKPVEDAIFQLKQGEISNVVESEFGFHVLTVTQLKPASVKPLDEAKAEVVAEVKKQKAAKQYSEMAETFTNTVYEQADSLKPVADKLGLKIETAEHLSREPSPMLGTAPFNNAKFLKALFNDEALKNKRNTEAVEVAPSTLIAGRIVEHKPASKRPLAEVDAQIRQRVTIEEAAKLARKAGEEKLAAVKKSNDVAGFSEARLISRAKADSVPPQAAAALMKADTSKLPAYIGVEVPGQGYGVYRINKVQQPTQQDDARRKMEAERISQAQSQQEMFDFIEALKRKAKAKVLHTSSAAKPDAVK, from the coding sequence ATGCAGATTTTACTGGCGATCCTGATTATCCCGTCCTTTGCCCTGGTCGGCATCAGCGGTTATCAGAGTTTCGGTGACGACGCCAACACCGTGGCCAAGATCGATGGTCAGGCGCTGACCCAACAGGAATGGGATGCTGCCCAGCGCAACCAGCTGGAGAACTTCCGTCAGCGTATGGGTCCGCAGTTCGACCAGAAGCTGTTCGACACGCCCGAGTTCAAGAACAATGTGCTGGAAAACCTGATCGCCGAACGCGCCATCTCGGCCGAGGTCAAGCGCGCCCACCTGAGCGTGTCCGATGCCACGCTGCAGAAAACCATCCTCGACACGCCTGGCCTGACCGGCGACGACGGCAAGTTCGACTACGACCGCTACCGTAAGCTGCTGACCGCGCAAGGCCTGTCGGAGCAGGGTTATGAAGCCGACCAGCGCCGCCGCATGGCCATGGGTCAGCTGGCCGAATCGGTCGAAGCGACCGGCTTCGCGCCGCGCACCGTGTCCAAGCTGCTGTCCGACTTCAGCGCCCAGGAGCGCGAAGTGCAGGAGCTGGTGCTGCCTGCCGCCCAGTACCTGTCCCAGGTCAAAGTCACCGATGAAATGGTGAAAGCCTTCTACGACAAGAACAGCAAGTTCTTCGAAGTGCCGGAGCAGGCCAAGATCGAATACGTGGTCTTCAACGCCGCCGCGGTGGCCGCCTCCGTGACCGCCACCGACGACGAAGTCGCCAACTTCTACAAACAGAACGAGAAGCGCTTCACTACGCCGGAAACCCGCCGCGCCAGCCATATCCTGGTGGCCCTGAAGCCGGGCGCCGGCGCGGCCGACAAGAACGCCGCCAAGGCCAAGGCTGAAGCCATTCTGGCCGATGTGCGCAAGAACCCGGCCGATTTCGCCAAGATCGCCAAAGCCAAGTCGGAAGACCCGGTATCGGCCGAAGTGGGCGGCGATCTGAACGTGATCGAAAAAGGCTCGCTGGTGAAACCGGTGGAAGACGCCATCTTCCAGCTCAAGCAAGGTGAAATCAGCAATGTGGTCGAATCCGAATTCGGCTTCCACGTGCTGACCGTGACCCAGCTCAAGCCGGCCAGCGTCAAGCCGCTGGACGAAGCCAAAGCCGAAGTCGTGGCCGAAGTGAAGAAGCAGAAAGCCGCCAAGCAGTATTCCGAGATGGCCGAAACCTTCACCAACACCGTGTACGAGCAGGCGGACAGCCTGAAACCGGTGGCCGACAAGCTGGGCCTGAAGATCGAGACCGCCGAGCACCTGTCGCGCGAACCGTCGCCGATGCTGGGCACCGCGCCATTCAACAACGCCAAGTTCCTGAAAGCCCTGTTCAACGATGAAGCCCTGAAGAACAAGCGCAATACGGAAGCGGTGGAAGTGGCGCCGAGCACCCTGATCGCCGGCCGCATCGTCGAACACAAACCGGCGAGCAAGCGTCCGCTGGCCGAGGTCGATGCCCAGATCCGTCAGCGCGTGACCATCGAGGAAGCCGCCAAGCTGGCGCGCAAAGCCGGTGAAGAGAAACTGGCCGCCGTCAAGAAATCGAATGACGTTGCCGGTTTCAGCGAAGCCCGCCTGATTTCGCGCGCGAAAGCCGACAGCGTGCCGCCGCAAGCCGCCGCCGCCCTGATGAAGGCCGACACCAGCAAGCTGCCAGCGTATATTGGCGTGGAAGTGCCAGGCCAAGGCTATGGCGTCTACCGCATCAACAAAGTGCAGCAGCCGACCCAGCAGGACGATGCCCGCCGCAAGATGGAAGCCGAGCGTATCAGCCAGGCCCAATCGCAGCAGGAAATGTTCGACTTCATCGAAGCGCTGAAGCGCAAAGCCAAGGCCAAGGTGCTGCATACCAGCAGCGCCGCCAAGCCCGACGCCGTGAAGTAA